In the Malania oleifera isolate guangnan ecotype guangnan chromosome 1, ASM2987363v1, whole genome shotgun sequence genome, one interval contains:
- the LOC131166947 gene encoding uncharacterized protein LOC131166947, which yields MWNPMALGRIASEWGNPICADKLTMMQERISYARVLVKLNVAGEIKASIPVFLPDNEEMIQEVVYENLPSFCTHCKHMGHSVSHCRIRKRMTEGRKQNGKENIKPVPENDNGDLQGNQQKQVDKGKGKLCCAESGSGSSDLILAKIGVENCPDHKRDMDTYKIDNVRGNTSRQANGNSVSNSPIGVQMENKMETNTLEGIKDGDTHQVLGEDSIVGVENALVGEVNCTETLQECLQGTHSAENSQVEGDGPGPSKMALCIQKEEQKGVEDLQGSREVVCALQAPGVPGKNTPVGKMKQVTNVANDGFSTVKSRKISAWNIRGLNRPLKQNGICNLIKNSKLDMLGILETNLTIEKLECMMNRKVKDWKQINNFEIYRGGRIVLMWNPQLVRVLSVQLNPQAIHCWIKCIVTLNEFAVSFIHGFNSLVRRRELWEEIIQIGNAYSGPWVLLGDFNCVMCTEEKRNGIPPLEYEMQDIRDCFNAVGLRDLNSTGNRLTWTNGTVWCKLDRVVVNQERMEKNWIARAEFKLPGVISDHSVCHVTLFSGFDMGKVPFKYFNMWTNHEDFKKSIEQSWGRYYDGYCQFSLAKKLLALKKPLMALNKFHFSHISLRAERASVELLEIKEILHDLPSSPELQMELKAKRSEVERLEEANRQFLAQVAKCKFLKNSDKGTTFFHALLKRNKARNHIAAITKQNGEVTESYEQVVSEFVGSYKQLLGEKQSCTRIDKQSIVGKDVIDAVKEFFRTGKLLKQLNHTAIALIPKSNHASCVNDFRPISCCNVIYKTISKIIVARIKPCLEELINPAQAAFVKNRSITENIYLVQELVRGGDSVSVGYIMECLRSFSNCSGLSAYSQKSNIYHAGIKQQELEKIINLTGFKISEFPFRYLGVPLLASKLNFAHYSPVVNRIANLLKDWPVKTLSYAGKRERILVGRQKEAFSCMA from the exons ATGAAGAAATGATACAAGAGGTAGTGTATGAGAACTTACCTAGCTTCTGTACCCATTGCAAACATATGGGACACTCAGTGAGTCATTGCAGAATCAGGAAAAGAATGACAGAAGGTAGGAAGCAGaatggaaaggaaaatataaaaccAGTGCCAGagaatgataatggggacttgCAGGGAAACCAACAGAAACAAGTGGATAAAGGAAAAGGGAAACTATGTTGTGCAGAAAGTGGGAGTGGGTCATCAGACTTGATTCTTGCCAAGATTGGGGTGGAAAACTGTCCTGACCATAAAAGAGATATGGATACATATAAGATTGATAATGTGAGGGGAAACACTTCTAGACAAGCAAATGGGAACTCTGTTTCGAACTCTCCTATTGGGGTTCAGatggaaaataaaatggaaacaAACACATTGGAGGGCATCAAGGATGGGGATACTCATCAAGTCCTGGGTGAGGACTCCATCGTTGGTGTAGAAAATGCTCTAGTTGGTGAGGTTAATTGCACTGAAACACTGCAGGAGTGTTTGCAGGGAACCCATTCTGCTGAGAACTCCCAAGTTGAAGGGGATGGACCTGGACCTTCCAAGATGGCTCTATGTATACAGAAGGAAGAACAGAAGGGGGTAGAGGATCTTCAAGGGAGTCGGGAGGTGGTTTGTGCTTTACAAGCTCCTGGGGTTCCAGGAAAAAATACTCCTGTGGGGAAAATGAAACAAGTGACAAATGTTGCAAATGATGGATTTTCTACGGTGAAAAGCAGGAAA ATCTCTGCTTGGAATATCAGGGGCCTAAACAGGCCCTTGAAGCAAAATGGGATTTGTAATCTCATAAAGAACAGTAAACTGGATATGTTGGGAATTTTGGAGACAAATTTAACTATTGAAAAGCTGGAATGCATGATGAATAGGAAAGTGAAAGATTGGAAGCAGATAAATAACTTCGAGATATATAGAGGAGGCAGGATTGTGCTGATGTGGAATCCTCAACTGGTGCGGGTTTTATCTGTCCAGTTGAACCCTCAAGCCATACATTGTTGGATAAAATGTATTGTCACTTTGAATGAGTTTGCAGTTAGCTTTATCCATGGCTTTAACTCACTGGTTAGAAGGAGGGAGCTATGGGAGGAAATAATCCAGATTGGAAATGCTTACTCAGGGCCATGGGTTCTTCTGGGGGATTTTAACTGTGTTATGTGTACAGAGGAGAAAAGAAATGGTATTCCCCCTTTGGAGTATGAGATGCAAGATATAAGGGATTGTTTTAATGCAGTTGGGCTTCGTGATCTCAACTCTACAGGGAATAGGCTTACATGGACAAATGGTACAGTATGGTGCAAGCTTGATAGAGTGGTGGTAAATCAAGAGAGGATGGAAAAAAACTGGATTGCTAGGGCAGAATTTAAACTACCTGGTGTTATTTCTGACCACTCAGTGTGTCATGTGACTCTGTTTAGTGGTTTTGATATGGGCAAAGTTCCTTTCAAATACTTTAATATGTGGACTAATCATGAAGATTTCAAGAAATCCATTGAGCAAAGCTGGGGGAGGTACTATGATGGATATTGCCAATTCAGTTTAGCGAAAAAGCTTCTGGCCCTGAAAAAACCTTTGATGGCCCTTAACAAGTTCCATTTTTCTCATATCTCTTTAAGAGCTGAAAGGGCTAGTGTAGAGTTATTGGAAATCAAGGAAATATTGCATGATTTGCCCTCGAGTCCCGAGCTTCAAATGGAGCTAAAGGCCAAAAGAAGTGAAGTTGAGAGATTGGAAGAAGCTAACAGACAATTTTTGGCTCAAGTGGCAAaatgtaaatttttaaaaaatagtgaTAAAGGGACTACTTTCTTCCATGCTCTACTGAAAAGGAACAAGGCTAGGAACCATATAGCAGCAATTACAAAGCAGAATGGTGAGGTGACAGAATCTTATGAGCAAGTGGTTAGTGAATTTGTTGGTTCTTACAAACAACTTCTGGGTGAAAAGCAGAGTTGTACCAGAATTGATAAACAG AGCATAGTGGGTAAAGATGTGATTGATGCAGTTAAGGAATTTTTCAGGACTGGGAAACTATTGAAACAACTGAACCATACTGCTatagccctaatccctaaatcaaaTCATGCAAGTTGTGTGAATGATTTCAGGCCTATTTCCTGCTGTAATGTGATATATAAAaccatttcaaaaattattgtggCTAGAATTAAGCCCTGTTTGGAGGAGTTGATTAACCCAGCACAGGCTGCTTTTGTCAAGAACAGGAGCATAACTGAGAACATTTATTTGGTGCAAGAGCTGGTTAGAGG GGGTGACTCAGTCTCTGTAGGGTATATTATGGAATGCCTGAGATCATTTTCTAATTGCTCGGGATTATCTGCTTATAGCCAGAAGTCTAATATTTATCATGCTGGAATCAAGCAACAAGAGTTGGAAAAGATTATTAATTTAACAGGATTTAAGATCAGTGAATTTCCTTTCAGATATTTGGGAGTTCCGCTCCTGGCATCCAAACTGAATTTTGCTCATTACAGCCCAGTTGTGAACAGAATTGCAAATCTGTTGAAGGATTGGCCGGTGAAAACTCTGTCATATGCAGGGAAGCGTGAG AGGATTCTTGTGGGGAGGCAGAAGGAAGCCTTTAGTTGCATGGCGTGA